The following are encoded together in the Thiobacillus sp. SCUT-2 genome:
- a CDS encoding flagellar export protein FliJ, which translates to MKPFALARVLQLAERRSEALARAVKLAHGMWLRARGHQVQLRALRDARIVQLAGELRGGVPAAQLRETHRLQCAQAEDMLAAQAAIDAAHREWQARLAEWLQSEQRVKALRLLEQRHRAHAAVQQRRLEQRDHDELVELTHRREGGGR; encoded by the coding sequence ATGAAGCCGTTCGCGCTGGCGCGCGTGCTGCAGCTCGCCGAACGGCGCAGCGAAGCGCTGGCGCGCGCCGTCAAGCTCGCCCACGGCATGTGGCTGCGTGCGCGCGGCCATCAGGTGCAGCTGCGCGCGCTGCGCGACGCACGCATCGTGCAGCTGGCGGGCGAGCTGCGCGGCGGCGTGCCGGCCGCGCAGCTGCGGGAAACCCATCGGCTGCAGTGCGCGCAGGCCGAAGACATGCTGGCGGCGCAGGCCGCCATCGACGCCGCGCATCGCGAATGGCAGGCCCGGCTGGCCGAGTGGCTGCAGAGCGAACAGCGGGTGAAGGCGCTGCGTCTGCTGGAACAGCGCCACCGGGCTCATGCCGCGGTTCAGCAGAGGCGTCTCGAGCAGCGCGACCACGACGAGCTGGTCGAGCTGACGCATCGGCGCGAGGGCGGGGGACGCTGA
- the fliF gene encoding flagellar basal-body MS-ring/collar protein FliF: protein MPGWLSGLRDLIAEASPWRRVMLALLVLLPFAGLAAAYVWFNPPVYRVLYAHLSDRAGGEVIAALDQLDIPYRLSARDGSIEVPAEELHVARYRLAARGLPRSDADAQDAVERAPRFGASSLEEQQRYQHALEIDLARSIQSLDAIELARVHLALPKVSPFLRDAPAATAAVLVRLRPGARLSADQVATIQTLVAASVPRMKRADVQVLDPHGVLLGGGAPEVVQSRRLAVEQDLARRVLAVLTPWLGKDRVNVQVTATLDDTDVQQTEERMRTVVVAGQARPLEKTVRTTHTPEGRVRRVSAIVILGFEAGADELARAGQLAREALDLQPARGDTLNVYALPVAATAQPSAAPPAAPAPRPIPRLPSPAVPQASPAWPLWAPAAGAAVLLLIVLAVWQRTRRPPAVEAPQRDDLDDELAAARSQVLANPRVTADVIKLWMRA, encoded by the coding sequence GTGCCGGGCTGGCTGAGCGGCCTGCGCGACCTGATCGCCGAAGCGAGCCCCTGGCGCCGCGTCATGCTGGCCCTGCTGGTGCTGCTGCCGTTCGCCGGGCTGGCGGCGGCCTACGTCTGGTTCAATCCTCCGGTCTACCGCGTCCTCTACGCCCACCTGTCCGACCGGGCGGGAGGCGAGGTCATCGCCGCGCTCGACCAGCTCGACATCCCCTATCGCCTGTCGGCGCGCGACGGCAGCATCGAGGTGCCGGCCGAGGAACTGCACGTCGCCCGCTACCGCCTCGCGGCGCGCGGGCTGCCGCGCTCGGATGCCGATGCGCAGGATGCGGTCGAGCGCGCGCCGCGCTTCGGCGCCTCGTCGCTCGAAGAGCAGCAGCGTTACCAGCATGCGCTCGAGATCGACCTCGCGCGTTCGATCCAGTCGCTCGACGCCATCGAGCTGGCGCGCGTGCATCTCGCCTTGCCGAAGGTCTCGCCTTTCCTGCGCGACGCGCCGGCGGCGACCGCCGCGGTGCTGGTGCGGCTGCGCCCCGGCGCACGGCTCTCGGCCGACCAGGTGGCGACGATCCAGACCCTGGTCGCGGCGAGCGTGCCGCGCATGAAGCGCGCCGACGTGCAGGTGCTCGATCCGCACGGCGTCCTGCTTGGCGGCGGCGCGCCGGAGGTGGTGCAGTCGCGGCGGCTGGCGGTCGAGCAGGACCTGGCGCGGCGGGTGCTCGCGGTGCTCACGCCCTGGCTCGGCAAGGACCGGGTCAACGTCCAGGTGACGGCCACGCTCGACGACACCGACGTGCAGCAGACCGAGGAGCGGATGCGCACCGTCGTTGTCGCTGGGCAGGCGCGGCCGCTGGAGAAAACGGTGCGCACCACGCATACGCCGGAAGGCCGCGTGCGGCGCGTGAGCGCGATCGTGATCCTGGGATTCGAGGCCGGTGCCGATGAACTCGCGCGCGCCGGCCAGCTTGCGCGCGAGGCGCTCGACCTGCAGCCGGCGCGCGGCGACACCCTGAATGTCTATGCGCTGCCGGTTGCCGCGACCGCACAGCCGTCCGCGGCGCCGCCGGCGGCGCCCGCGCCGCGGCCGATTCCGCGGCTGCCGTCGCCCGCCGTGCCGCAGGCTTCGCCCGCATGGCCGCTGTGGGCGCCGGCGGCAGGAGCCGCCGTGCTGCTGCTGATCGTGCTGGCCGTGTGGCAGCGCACCCGCCGCCCGCCCGCGGTCGAGGCGCCGCAGCGCGACGATCTCGACGACGAACTGGCCGCCGCCCGCAGCCAGGTGCTCGCCAACCCGCGGGTGACCGCCGACGTCATCAAGTTGTGGATGCGCGCATGA
- a CDS encoding UDP-2,3-diacylglucosamine diphosphatase — protein MLNRVTTLFRERTASPPQPATGCVAPVAGVPDEPLPATAPRHYRTLWISDVHLGTAGCQARYLLDFLKHNESDTLYLVGDIIDGWQLRHGWYWPQSHNDVVQKLLRKARKGTRVIYVPGNHDSMARQFMGLAFGDIEVADEVIHVTADGRRFLVTHGDLFDGVMQHARWLAYLGDTGYTLILALNRWFNGMRTRMGYPYWSLSQYLKHKVKNAVSFITAFEKVMADEARRRGCDGVICGHIHKAEIRPIDELLYCNDGDWVESLTALAEHADGRLEVIHWTACLSEPAAHRKTRTLETA, from the coding sequence ATGCTGAATCGCGTCACCACCCTTTTCCGCGAACGCACGGCCAGCCCGCCGCAGCCGGCAACCGGCTGTGTGGCGCCGGTCGCCGGCGTGCCCGACGAGCCGCTCCCCGCGACCGCTCCGCGCCACTACCGCACGCTGTGGATTTCCGACGTGCACCTCGGCACGGCCGGCTGCCAGGCCCGCTACCTGCTCGACTTCCTGAAGCACAACGAATCGGACACGCTGTACCTGGTCGGCGACATCATCGACGGCTGGCAGCTGCGCCACGGCTGGTACTGGCCGCAGTCGCACAACGACGTGGTGCAGAAGCTGCTCCGCAAGGCGCGCAAGGGCACGCGGGTGATCTACGTGCCGGGCAACCACGACTCCATGGCGCGCCAGTTCATGGGGCTGGCCTTCGGCGACATCGAGGTGGCCGACGAAGTGATCCACGTCACCGCCGACGGCCGGCGCTTCCTCGTCACCCACGGCGACCTGTTCGACGGCGTGATGCAGCACGCGCGCTGGCTCGCCTACCTGGGCGACACCGGCTACACGCTGATCCTGGCCCTCAACCGCTGGTTCAACGGCATGCGCACGCGCATGGGCTACCCGTACTGGTCGCTGTCGCAGTATCTGAAGCACAAGGTCAAGAACGCGGTCAGCTTCATTACCGCCTTCGAGAAGGTGATGGCCGACGAGGCGCGCCGGCGCGGCTGCGACGGCGTCATCTGCGGCCACATCCACAAGGCGGAGATCCGCCCCATCGACGAGCTGCTGTACTGCAACGACGGCGACTGGGTGGAGAGCCTGACCGCGCTCGCCGAGCACGCCGACGGCCGCCTCGAAGTGATCCACTGGACCGCCTGCCTGTCGGAACCAGCCGCCCACCGCAAGACCCGCACACTGGAGACCGCATGA
- a CDS encoding FliG C-terminal domain-containing protein, with product MSQPGIDKAAALLLALGEEATAAVFRYLSPLEISRIGAAMREVGVLPRERVRAILRDYAAEAAEQTGFAADTGRFLDDALKQAFQPERAQAILQRLGAPGAQALEKLAWREPAEIAGLLDGQAPQLIAVVAGQLPRDVAAAVLELLPGPTRADTLLSLAHSETPSADMLAELDDWLAGLEAAAAAPQGEAAVASLLGQMSEGSAAAALVQLDRNDADLAARLRARNLGFEDLARLPEASRKTFLRNIGARTLLHALKGSDGRVLDALTAVMSPTAAQRMRTDLDTLGAVPVTAIQAAQDEAGATLRRLAAEGAILFPDEEAA from the coding sequence ATGAGCCAGCCCGGCATCGACAAGGCGGCCGCCCTGCTGCTCGCCCTCGGCGAGGAAGCGACCGCCGCCGTGTTCCGCTACCTGAGCCCGCTCGAGATCAGTCGCATCGGCGCCGCGATGCGCGAAGTGGGCGTGCTGCCGCGCGAGCGCGTGCGTGCGATCCTGCGCGACTACGCGGCCGAGGCCGCGGAGCAGACCGGATTCGCCGCCGACACCGGCCGTTTTCTCGACGACGCGCTGAAGCAGGCGTTCCAGCCGGAACGGGCGCAGGCCATCCTGCAGCGCCTCGGCGCGCCCGGCGCGCAGGCGCTCGAGAAGCTGGCATGGCGCGAGCCGGCCGAGATCGCCGGCCTGCTCGACGGGCAGGCGCCGCAGCTGATCGCGGTGGTGGCGGGGCAGCTGCCGCGCGACGTCGCCGCGGCGGTGCTGGAACTGCTGCCCGGGCCGACGCGCGCCGACACGCTGCTGAGCCTCGCGCACAGCGAGACGCCGAGCGCCGACATGCTGGCCGAACTCGACGACTGGCTGGCGGGGCTGGAAGCGGCCGCCGCGGCGCCGCAGGGCGAGGCGGCGGTGGCGAGCCTGCTGGGACAGATGAGCGAAGGCAGCGCGGCGGCCGCGCTGGTGCAGCTCGACCGCAACGATGCCGACCTGGCGGCGCGCCTGCGTGCGCGCAACCTGGGGTTCGAGGACCTCGCACGCCTGCCCGAGGCCAGCCGCAAGACCTTCCTGCGCAACATCGGCGCGCGTACGCTGCTGCATGCGCTGAAAGGCAGCGATGGCCGCGTGCTGGACGCGCTGACGGCAGTCATGAGCCCGACCGCGGCGCAGCGCATGCGGACCGACCTGGACACGCTCGGCGCCGTGCCGGTGACCGCCATCCAGGCGGCGCAGGACGAGGCCGGCGCGACCTTGCGGCGGCTCGCCGCCGAGGGCGCGATCCTGTTCCCGGATGAGGAGGCGGCATGA
- a CDS encoding flagellar assembly protein FliH yields the protein MSTRDDGTRDDRTAFEQWEVVELAVANGDAPAVPDPEAELAALREAARAEGYAEGMAAGRTEGEQACSRMKQLAESFSSTLDNLDFRLADMVLELALDVARQVVAGELAVRPERILDVINLALKQMAETTREARLLLHPDDAALVRPHLDQVLDKNRLRIVEDVRIVRGGCLIETSQGDLDATLPARWRQVVQMLGSNQGWLE from the coding sequence ATGAGCACACGCGACGACGGCACGCGCGACGACCGGACGGCGTTCGAGCAATGGGAGGTGGTCGAGCTGGCGGTGGCGAACGGCGACGCACCGGCCGTGCCGGACCCCGAGGCCGAGCTCGCGGCCCTGCGCGAAGCGGCGCGCGCGGAGGGCTATGCCGAAGGCATGGCGGCGGGGCGCACCGAGGGCGAGCAGGCATGCAGCCGCATGAAGCAGCTCGCCGAGAGCTTCTCCTCGACCCTCGACAACCTCGATTTCCGGCTCGCCGACATGGTGCTGGAACTGGCGCTCGACGTCGCGCGCCAGGTGGTGGCGGGCGAACTCGCCGTGCGCCCGGAGCGCATCCTCGACGTCATCAACCTGGCGCTGAAGCAGATGGCCGAGACGACCCGCGAGGCCCGTCTGCTGCTGCATCCCGACGACGCCGCGCTGGTGCGCCCGCACCTCGACCAGGTGCTCGACAAGAACCGCCTGCGCATCGTCGAGGACGTGCGCATCGTGCGCGGCGGCTGCCTGATCGAAACCTCGCAGGGCGACCTCGACGCCACCCTGCCGGCGCGCTGGCGGCAGGTGGTGCAGATGCTCGGCAGCAACCAGGGCTGGCTCGAGTGA
- a CDS encoding CYTH and CHAD domain-containing protein yields the protein MTGAHPQEVELKLALPPAQVGAFLKRMARRRAEPLEQELVTRYFDTPDFALSARGVALRVRRSGRRWLQTLKTEGERSGGLSRRIEYEIAVTGGTLDWGRFPAEARAFVPEALRGCVVPVFETRFHRTAWLVRSRAGAQIEVALDVGEVVAGGRRQPLCEIELELKSGQADALFALALDWAGDFGCLPFDVSKAERGVRLAHGLAAAPVKSAPIELDAEISVEAGFAAIVQDCLAQFQGNLPALFDAGPTALDDIEYVHQARVALRRLRAALRLFRRVCALPDELTAGLRALATALGPARDWDVLCAETLPAIAPHCPDAAAWQAGMAALEARRAAVHAAMRAALAEAQPGAWLLAMQRWLQRQGWRAEAREAQRFAQGARLDDWARLALRRGHRRVARDARRFAALEPAERHALRIAIKRQRYAAEFFQSLFVERPKRQMRYLAVLRDAQDSLGCANDVCIARALLAAHATGPGPMRDFALGWLAAREVGVVDDAGAGHLRDFLALKPWW from the coding sequence ATGACCGGTGCGCATCCGCAGGAAGTCGAACTCAAGCTCGCGCTGCCGCCGGCGCAGGTCGGCGCGTTCCTGAAGCGCATGGCGCGGCGGCGCGCCGAGCCGCTTGAGCAGGAGCTCGTCACGCGCTACTTCGACACCCCGGACTTCGCCCTGAGTGCCCGCGGCGTCGCACTGCGGGTGCGGCGTTCGGGGCGGCGCTGGCTGCAGACGCTGAAGACCGAGGGCGAGCGCAGCGGCGGGCTGTCGCGGCGGATCGAATACGAAATCGCCGTGACCGGCGGCACGCTCGACTGGGGCCGCTTCCCCGCCGAGGCGCGGGCGTTCGTGCCGGAGGCGCTGCGCGGGTGCGTCGTCCCCGTGTTCGAGACGCGCTTCCATCGCACCGCCTGGCTCGTGCGGAGCCGCGCCGGCGCGCAGATCGAAGTCGCACTCGACGTCGGCGAGGTCGTTGCGGGCGGGCGCCGCCAGCCGCTGTGCGAGATCGAGCTCGAATTGAAGTCGGGGCAGGCCGACGCGCTGTTTGCGCTGGCGCTCGACTGGGCGGGCGACTTCGGCTGCCTGCCGTTCGACGTCAGCAAGGCCGAGCGCGGCGTGCGGCTGGCGCACGGGCTGGCTGCGGCCCCGGTCAAGTCCGCGCCGATCGAGCTCGATGCGGAGATCAGCGTGGAGGCAGGCTTCGCCGCGATCGTGCAGGACTGCCTCGCGCAGTTCCAGGGGAATCTGCCGGCGCTGTTCGATGCCGGGCCCACGGCGCTTGACGACATCGAGTATGTGCATCAGGCACGCGTGGCGCTGCGGCGGCTGCGCGCGGCGCTGCGGCTGTTCCGCCGCGTGTGCGCATTGCCGGACGAATTGACGGCGGGATTGCGGGCGCTCGCCACCGCGCTGGGGCCGGCGCGCGACTGGGACGTGCTGTGCGCCGAGACCCTGCCGGCGATCGCGCCACATTGTCCTGACGCGGCGGCGTGGCAGGCGGGGATGGCGGCGCTCGAGGCGCGGCGCGCGGCCGTGCATGCGGCGATGCGTGCGGCGCTCGCGGAGGCGCAGCCGGGCGCGTGGCTGCTGGCGATGCAGCGCTGGCTGCAGCGGCAGGGCTGGCGGGCCGAGGCGCGTGAGGCGCAGCGCTTCGCGCAAGGTGCGCGACTCGACGACTGGGCCCGTCTTGCCCTGAGGCGCGGTCATCGTCGCGTCGCCCGTGACGCGCGGCGGTTCGCCGCGCTGGAGCCTGCGGAACGGCATGCGCTGCGCATCGCGATCAAGCGCCAGCGCTACGCCGCCGAGTTCTTCCAGTCGCTGTTCGTCGAGCGGCCGAAGCGCCAGATGCGCTATCTTGCCGTGCTGCGCGACGCGCAGGACAGCCTGGGCTGCGCGAACGACGTGTGCATCGCGCGGGCGCTGCTGGCCGCACACGCGACCGGGCCCGGACCGATGCGCGACTTCGCGCTGGGCTGGCTGGCCGCGCGGGAGGTGGGCGTGGTCGATGACGCCGGCGCCGGACACCTGCGCGACTTCCTGGCGCTGAAACCGTGGTGGTAG
- the ppk1 gene encoding polyphosphate kinase 1 codes for MSPPVPDTLLNRELGILEFQRRVLAQAEDPRVPLLERLRFLCIFASNLDEFFEVRVAGLKEQIRASSTQRSPDGMTPRQQFRAVAETAHALVARQYALFNEAIIPALAEQGIHFIRRTRWSEAQAAWIRDYFFRELMPVLTPVGLDPSHPFPRVLNKSLNFAVELSGRDAFGRNSGAAVVQAPRALPRVIRMPEEIAGCEYGFVFLSSILHAHVGELFTGMAVQGCYQFRVTRNSDLFVDDEETKNLRQALQGELPQRNFGAAVRLEVADNCSPAMAAFLLEQFELDAEDLYQERGPVNLVRLMQVPDWVDRPDLKFAPFLPSLPARLAKDEDIFAQIRKGDILLHHPFESFQPVIDFIEQAAADPHVVAIRQTVYRTGTDSQLMQALIRAAQSGKEVTVVVELLARFDEEANINWAAKLEEVGAHVVYGVVGHKTHAKLALVIRREEGALKRYAHLGTGNYHARTARLYTDFGLLTCDDAVTADVGSLFTQITGLGKAGKLKRLWQSPFTLHSEVVAAIKHEAELAAAGKPAAIIAKMNALLEPQVIAALYAASQAGVKIDLVVRGVCALRPGIPGLSEHIRVRSVVGRFLEHTRIFYFRNGGDEKVYLSSADWMDRNFFRRIETGFPILNPKLRKRVIAEGLKPYLRDNVQAWEMQPDGSYRRRAKRGAKAYCAQSELLALLGKPKK; via the coding sequence ATGAGCCCCCCCGTCCCCGACACCCTGCTCAACCGCGAACTCGGCATCCTCGAATTCCAGCGCCGCGTGCTGGCGCAGGCCGAGGATCCCAGGGTGCCGCTGCTGGAGCGGCTCCGATTCCTCTGCATCTTCGCCTCCAACCTGGACGAGTTCTTCGAGGTGCGCGTGGCCGGCCTCAAGGAGCAGATCCGCGCCAGTTCGACCCAGCGCTCGCCCGACGGCATGACGCCGCGCCAGCAGTTCCGCGCCGTCGCCGAGACGGCGCACGCGCTGGTCGCCCGGCAGTATGCGCTGTTCAACGAGGCGATCATCCCGGCGCTCGCCGAGCAGGGCATCCACTTCATCCGCCGCACGCGCTGGAGCGAGGCGCAGGCGGCGTGGATCCGCGACTATTTCTTCCGCGAGCTGATGCCGGTGCTGACGCCGGTGGGGCTCGACCCGTCGCATCCGTTTCCGCGCGTGCTCAACAAGAGCCTCAACTTCGCCGTCGAGCTCTCCGGCCGCGACGCCTTCGGCCGCAATTCCGGCGCCGCCGTGGTGCAGGCGCCGCGTGCGCTGCCGCGCGTCATCCGCATGCCGGAGGAGATCGCCGGCTGCGAATACGGCTTCGTCTTCCTGTCGTCGATCCTGCACGCCCACGTCGGCGAGCTCTTCACCGGCATGGCGGTGCAGGGCTGCTACCAGTTCCGCGTCACCCGCAACTCCGACCTCTTCGTCGACGACGAGGAGACCAAGAACCTGCGCCAGGCGCTGCAGGGCGAACTGCCGCAGCGCAACTTCGGCGCCGCGGTCCGGCTCGAGGTCGCCGACAACTGCTCGCCGGCCATGGCCGCCTTCCTGCTCGAGCAGTTCGAGCTCGACGCCGAGGACCTCTACCAGGAACGCGGCCCGGTGAACCTGGTGCGCCTGATGCAGGTGCCCGACTGGGTCGACCGCCCCGACCTCAAGTTCGCGCCCTTCCTTCCGTCGCTGCCCGCACGGCTGGCCAAGGACGAGGACATCTTCGCGCAGATCCGCAAGGGCGACATCCTGCTGCACCACCCCTTCGAATCCTTCCAGCCGGTGATCGATTTCATCGAGCAGGCCGCCGCCGACCCCCACGTCGTCGCCATCCGCCAGACCGTCTACCGCACGGGCACCGACTCGCAGCTGATGCAGGCGCTGATCCGCGCCGCGCAGTCGGGCAAGGAAGTCACCGTCGTGGTCGAGCTGCTGGCGCGCTTCGACGAGGAGGCCAACATCAACTGGGCGGCGAAGCTGGAGGAGGTCGGCGCGCATGTCGTCTACGGCGTCGTCGGCCACAAGACCCACGCCAAGCTCGCGCTGGTGATCCGCCGCGAGGAAGGCGCGCTCAAGCGCTATGCGCATCTGGGCACCGGCAACTACCACGCCCGCACCGCACGCCTCTACACCGACTTCGGCCTGCTGACCTGCGACGACGCCGTCACCGCCGACGTCGGCAGCCTGTTCACCCAGATCACCGGCCTCGGCAAGGCCGGCAAGCTGAAGCGCCTGTGGCAATCGCCCTTCACGCTGCACAGCGAAGTCGTCGCCGCGATCAAGCACGAGGCCGAGCTCGCCGCCGCCGGCAAGCCCGCCGCGATCATCGCCAAGATGAACGCGCTGCTCGAGCCGCAGGTCATCGCCGCGCTCTACGCCGCCAGCCAGGCCGGCGTGAAGATCGACCTCGTCGTGCGCGGCGTCTGCGCGTTGAGGCCCGGCATTCCCGGGCTCTCCGAGCACATCCGCGTGCGCTCGGTGGTCGGCCGCTTCCTCGAGCACACGCGCATCTTCTACTTCAGGAACGGCGGCGACGAAAAGGTCTACCTCTCGTCCGCAGACTGGATGGACCGCAACTTCTTCCGCCGCATCGAGACCGGCTTCCCGATCCTCAACCCCAAACTCAGGAAGCGCGTCATCGCCGAAGGCCTCAAGCCCTACCTGCGCGACAACGTCCAGGCCTGGGAGATGCAGCCAGACGGCAGTTATCGCCGGCGCGCCAAGCGCGGCGCCAAGGCCTACTGCGCGCAGAGCGAACTGCTGGCGCTGCTGGGCAAGCCGAAGAAATAG
- the fliI gene encoding flagellar protein export ATPase FliI, with the protein MDRIVRLREYLADCRRAVSWATPIASSGRLTRVSGLVMEAVGLRLPVGSQCHIHIPGGQSIEAEVAGFSGDRLFIMPATDIYGVMPGARVVPDNPMAAQPPRPGMRYIPRRRAQDRVRQVPVGDSLLGRVLDGAGRPLDGLGPLSLERRVPLYSRPINPLERAPIRQTLDVGVRALNGLLTVGRGQRLGLFAGSGVGKSVLLGMMARMTEADVVVVGLIGERGREVKEFIERILGAEGMARAVVVAAPADHPPLMRLNGAAYAMSIAEYFRDQGKHVLLIMDSLTRYAMAQREVALAIGEPPATKGYPPSVFAKLPQLAERAGNGRSGSGSITAFFTVLMEGDDQQDPIADAARAILDGHIVLSRDLADAGHYPAIDIEASISRAQPDLLSDEALERTRRFKYLYSRYMRSRDLLAVGAYVPGADVVLDEGVRLYPRMQQYLMQGMREHSTLDEARAGLEEVLG; encoded by the coding sequence ATGGACCGCATCGTGCGCCTGCGCGAATACCTGGCCGACTGCCGACGGGCGGTCAGCTGGGCGACGCCGATCGCGTCCAGCGGGCGGCTCACGCGGGTGTCGGGCCTGGTCATGGAAGCAGTGGGCCTGCGCCTGCCGGTCGGCAGCCAGTGCCACATCCACATCCCCGGCGGCCAGAGCATCGAGGCCGAGGTCGCGGGCTTTTCCGGCGACCGCCTGTTCATCATGCCGGCCACCGACATCTATGGCGTGATGCCGGGGGCGCGGGTGGTGCCGGACAATCCGATGGCGGCGCAGCCGCCGCGCCCCGGCATGCGCTACATCCCGCGCCGCCGGGCCCAGGACCGGGTGCGCCAGGTGCCGGTCGGCGACAGCCTGCTGGGGCGCGTGCTCGACGGCGCCGGACGGCCGCTCGACGGCCTCGGACCCTTGTCGCTGGAACGCCGCGTGCCGCTCTACAGCCGTCCGATCAACCCGCTCGAGCGCGCGCCGATTCGCCAGACGCTCGACGTCGGCGTGCGCGCGCTGAACGGCCTCCTGACGGTCGGACGCGGCCAGCGCCTCGGCCTGTTTGCCGGCTCCGGCGTCGGAAAAAGCGTGCTGCTCGGCATGATGGCGCGGATGACCGAGGCCGACGTGGTGGTGGTGGGGCTGATCGGCGAGCGCGGCCGCGAGGTGAAGGAATTCATCGAGCGCATCCTCGGCGCCGAGGGCATGGCCCGCGCCGTGGTGGTGGCGGCGCCTGCCGACCATCCGCCGCTGATGCGGCTGAACGGCGCGGCATACGCGATGTCGATCGCCGAGTATTTCCGCGACCAGGGCAAGCATGTGCTGCTGATCATGGATTCGCTCACCCGCTACGCCATGGCGCAGCGCGAGGTGGCGCTGGCGATCGGCGAGCCGCCTGCGACCAAGGGCTATCCGCCGTCGGTGTTCGCCAAGCTGCCGCAGCTCGCCGAGCGTGCCGGCAACGGCCGCAGCGGCAGCGGATCGATCACCGCGTTCTTCACCGTGCTGATGGAAGGCGACGACCAGCAGGATCCGATCGCCGACGCGGCGCGCGCGATCCTCGATGGCCACATCGTCCTCTCCCGCGATCTCGCCGACGCGGGCCATTATCCCGCGATCGACATCGAGGCCTCGATCAGCCGGGCGCAGCCCGACCTGCTGTCCGACGAGGCGCTGGAGCGGACGCGCCGCTTCAAGTATCTCTATTCGCGCTACATGCGCAGCCGCGACCTGCTCGCCGTCGGCGCCTACGTCCCCGGCGCCGACGTGGTGCTCGACGAGGGCGTGCGGCTTTATCCGCGCATGCAGCAGTACCTGATGCAGGGCATGCGCGAGCACTCGACGCTGGACGAGGCGCGCGCCGGCCTCGAGGAGGTGCTCGGATGA
- a CDS encoding SixA phosphatase family protein, which translates to MDLILWRHAEAEDGVPDLGRELTEKGRKLAARVADWLNPRLPEDIRILVSPAARALQTAQALGRDYTESPAVAPGARADEVLAAAGWPDGVHPVLVVGHQPTLGQVAMQLLAGQRGDLAVKKGAIWWFQGRERGGQLQVVLRAVATPDWL; encoded by the coding sequence ATGGATCTGATTTTGTGGCGGCATGCGGAGGCGGAGGACGGCGTTCCCGACCTCGGCCGCGAGCTCACCGAAAAGGGCCGCAAGCTGGCGGCGCGGGTGGCGGACTGGCTCAATCCGCGCTTGCCCGAGGACATCCGCATCCTGGTCAGTCCGGCGGCGCGCGCGCTGCAGACGGCGCAGGCGCTGGGCCGCGACTACACGGAGTCGCCGGCGGTGGCGCCGGGCGCGCGCGCGGACGAGGTGCTCGCCGCGGCCGGCTGGCCCGATGGCGTGCACCCGGTGCTCGTCGTCGGCCACCAGCCGACGCTGGGGCAGGTGGCGATGCAGCTGCTCGCCGGCCAGCGCGGCGACCTCGCGGTGAAGAAGGGCGCGATCTGGTGGTTCCAGGGCCGCGAACGGGGCGGGCAGCTGCAGGTCGTGCTGCGCGCGGTGGCGACGCCGGACTGGCTCTAG